From Saccopteryx leptura isolate mSacLep1 chromosome 3, mSacLep1_pri_phased_curated, whole genome shotgun sequence, one genomic window encodes:
- the CCT4 gene encoding T-complex protein 1 subunit delta translates to MPENVAPRIGAPSGAAGGRNKSAYQDRDKPAQIRFSNISAAKAVADAIRTSLGPKGMDKMIQDGKGDVTITNDGATILKQMQVLHPAARMLVELSKAQDIEAGDGTTSVVIIAGSLLDSCTKLLQKGIHPTIISESFQKALEKGIEILIDMSRPVELSDRETLLNSATTSLNSKVVSQYSSLLSPMSVNAVMKVIDPATATSVDLRDIKIVKKLGGTIDDCELVEGLVLTQKVANSGITRVEKAKIGLIQFCLSAPKTDMDNQIVVSDYVQMDRVLREERAYILNLVKQIKKTGCNVLLIQKSILRDALSDLALHFLNKMKIMVVKDIEREDIEFICKTIGTKPVAHIDQFTADMLGSAELAEEVNLNGSGKLLKITGCTSPGKTVTIVVRGSNKLVIEEAERSIHDALCVIRCLVKKRALIAGGGAPEIELALRLTEYSRTLSGMESYCVRAFADAMEVIPSTLAENAGLNPISTVTELRNRHAQGEKTTGINVRKGGISNILEELVVQPLLVSVSALTLATETVRSILKIDDVVNTR, encoded by the exons ctGTTGCTGATGCTATTAGAACAAGCCTTGGACCAAAAGGAATGGATAAAATG attcAAGATGGGAAAGGCGATGTGACCATTACAAATGATGGTGCCACCATTCTGAAACAAATGCAAGTGTTACATCCAGCAGCCAGAATG CTGGTGGAGTTGTCTAAGGCACAAGATATAGAAGCAGGAGATGGCACCACATCAGTGGTCATCATTGCTGGTTCCCTCTTAGATTCCTGTACCAAGCTTCTTCAGAAAG GGATTCATCCAACTATTATTTCCGAGTCATTCCAGAAGGCTTTGGAAAAGGGTATTGAAATCTTGATTGACATGTCTCGACCTGTGGAACTGAGTGACAGAGAAACTTTATTAAATAGTGCTACCACTTCATTGAACTCAAAG gttGTCTCTCAGTATTCAAGTCTCCTTTCTCCGATGAGTGTAAATGCAGTGATGAAAGTGATTGATCCAGCCACAGCTACTAGTGTAGATCTTAGAGATATTAAAATAGTTAAGAAACTTGG TGGGACAATCGATGACTGTGAGTTGGTGGAAGGGCTGGTTCTCACTCAAAAGGTGGCAAATTCTGGTATAACCAGAGTTGAAAAGGCTAAGATTGGGCTTATTCAGTTTTGCTTATCTGCTCCCAAAACAGAT ATGGATAATCAGATAGTAGTTTCTGACTATGTCCAGATGGATCGAGTACTGCGAGAGGAGAGAGCCTATATACTAAACTTAgtgaagcaaattaaaaaaacaggatGTAATGTCCTTCTCATACAGAAGTCTATTCTAAG AGATGCTCTTAGTGATCTTGCATTACATTTCCTGAACAAAATGAAGATTATGGTAGTTAAGGATATTGAAAGAGAAGATATTGAATTCATTTGTAAG ACAATTGGAACCAAGCCAGTTGCTCATATTGACCAGTTCACTGCTGACATGCTGGGATCGGCTGAGTTAGCTGAGGAGGTCAATTTAAATGGTTCTGGCAAACTGCTCAAG ATTACAGGCTGTACAAGCCCTGGAAAAACAGTTACAATTGTTGTTCGTGGATCTAACAAATTGGTTATTGAAGAAGCTGAGCGCTCCATTCATGATGCCCTATGTGTCATTCGCTGTTTAGTGAAGAAGAG AGCTCTTATTGCAGGAGGTGGTGCTCCAGAAATAGAATTGGCCTTACGGTTAACTGAATACTCACGGACATTGAGTGGTATGGAATCCTACTGCGTTCGTGCTTTTGCAGATGCTATGGAAGTCATTCCATCTACATTAGCTGAAAATGCTGGCCTGAATCCCATTTCTACAGTAACAGAGCTAAGAAACCGGCATGCCCAAGGAGAAAAAACTACAGGCATTAATGTCCGAAAg GGTGGTATTTCCAACATTTTGGAGGAACTGGTTGTCCAGCCTCTGTTGGTTTCAGTTAGTGCACTGACTCTGGCCACTGAAACTGTTCGAAGCATCCTGAAGATTGATGATGTG GTAAACACTCGGTAA